In one window of Calypte anna isolate BGI_N300 chromosome 27, bCalAnn1_v1.p, whole genome shotgun sequence DNA:
- the TNS4 gene encoding LOW QUALITY PROTEIN: tensin-4 (The sequence of the model RefSeq protein was modified relative to this genomic sequence to represent the inferred CDS: deleted 1 base in 1 codon) encodes MSQVIQNHVLRVGQTVCVSSQEESKSLHPAGYSGCSTLQYRFYSTESWADPSTMLHNNPCLLPSGELYEPPPVFEQGKGQQDTPLERPSTLSQAKQEEDGSMDAEAHLVSPTLDISIENLNRLILEIDPTFQPLTCKPGKDVVLPASQGDAATTKKQDSEAIDIKYIEMTPGRATCPEQLQGSPSPLGTPFSRSPQSNSFLPQKGGLRGNYSTSGSVVFSSPPGPMSPHSVTPSSAASPTCSKVSECVAVPQHCTAGQTDSISYGPGALSTSPGFDNLLKPVQVMRAQQRSSWVSMLSTSPGSDTSYILGSSTHSLHNEDSDAHPTACSSADCSSPASSMGSPCTPSPSISSHSGEAFGLSAPQPRAASSTKATTSLSQKGQASSCPPSILNSTADIPVLLVNGCLEQGETSSRLAKGPPVSAKQSPPPSCSPALRLGGLNNALSAPALSCVPDSPLRAEQPTMKFVMDTSKYWFKPSITRDQAIQLLRAKEPGTFLVRDSTSYRGSFGLAMKVPVPPSGSQTGDESGDLVRHFLIESSAKGVHLKGASEELYFGSLSAFVYQHAITPLALPCKLSIPTRDLADGEDSPDCATESPLSLLKKTAVCNVLYLNSVNVETLTGGPAVQKAISSTFELETLPTPTLVHFRVTEKGVTLTDVQRKVFFRRHYPLAAIRFCGMDPENRKWQKYCKSSRIFGFVAKSQTDLENLCHLFAEYDTVHPASLVIDLLCKLLPGP; translated from the exons ATGTCACAGGTCATACAGAACCACGTGTTGCGTGTTGGACAGACCGTGTGTGTTTCCTCACAGGAGGAAAGCAAGAGCTTGCACCCAGCAGGGTACTCGGGCTGCTCCACACTGCAGTACAGGTTTTACTCaacagagagctgggctgacCCCTCCACCATGCTGCACAACaacccctgcctgctgcccagcGGGGAGCTGTAC GAGCCCCCCCCCGTGTTCgagcaggggaaggggcagcaggACACCCCTTTGGAGAGACCCAGCACCCTGTCTCAggcaaagcaggaggaggatggcAGCATGGATGCTGAGGCTCACCTGGTGTCTCCTACCTTGGACATCTCCATAGAGAATCTCAACCGGCTGATCCTGGAAATCGATCCAACCTTTCAGCCACTCACATGCAAGCCAGGGAAGGATGTGGTCCTGCCTGCTTCTCAGGGTGATGCTGCCACCACCAAGAAACAAGATTCGGAGGCAATAG ACATTAAGTACATAGAGATGACTCCAGGCAGAGCCACGTGtcctgagcagctgcagggctccCCCAGCCCTTTGGGAACACCCTTCTCCAGATCTCCCCAGAGCAACAGCTTTCTGCCCCAGAAAGGGGGACTCCGAGGCAACTACAGCACCAGTGGCAGTGTGGTTTTCTCCAGCCCACCCGGACCCATGAGCCCCCACTCAGTCACCCcgagctctgctgcctccccaaCCTGCAGCAAAGTGTCTGAATGTGTGGCTGtgccccagcactgcacagctggacagacagacagcatcTCCTATGGGCCTGGGGCTCTCAGCACCTCCCCGGGCTTCGACAACCTGCTGAAGCCTGTGCAGGTGATGAGAgcccagcagaggagcagctgggtcTCCATGCTCTCCACCAGTCCTGGCTCAGACACCAGTTACATCCTGGGAAG CAGCACCCACTCACTCCACAATGAGGACTCAGATGCTCACcccactgcctgcagctctgctgactgctcatcccctgccagctccatgGGCAGCCCCTGCACGCCTTCCCCCAGCATCAGCTCTCACTCTGGAGAAGCTTTTGGCCTGAgtgctccccagcccagggcagcctCCTCCACCAaagccaccacctccctgtcccAGAAGGGACAGGCCAGCAGCTGCCCCCCCTCCATCCTCAACTCCACAGCTgacatcccagtgctgctggtgaaCGGGTGCCTGGAACAAGGAGAAACATCTTCCAGGCTGGCCAAAGGCCCCCCGGTCTCTGCCAAGCAGAGcccccctcccagctgcagcccagccctgagGTTGGGTGGACTGAACAACGcgctctctgctccagctctttcCTGCGTCCCAGACA GTCCCCTCCGGGCTGAGCAGCCAACCATGAAGTTTGTGATGGACACATCAAAATACTGGTTCAAGCCCAGCATAACCAGGGACCAAG CAATCCAGCTGCTGAGAGCCAAGGAGCCAGGCACGTTCCTTGTGCGGGACAGCACGTCGTACCGGGGGTCCTTTGGGCTGGCCATGAAGGTTCCTGTCCCCCCATCTGGCAGCCAGACAG GTGACGAGAGCGGTGACCTGGTCCGGCACTTCCTCATCGAGTCCTCTGCCAAAGGGGTGCACTTGAAAGGAGCCAGCGAGGAGCTGTACTTTG gGAGCCTCTCTGCCTTCGTGTACCAGCACGCCATCACCCCGCTGGCACTGCCCTGCAAGCTCAGCATCCCCACCCGAG ATCTTGCTGATGGAGAGGACAGCCCTGACTGTGCAACAGAATCTCCACTGTCCCTGCTGAAGAAAACTGCTg TGTGCAACGTCTTGTACCTCAACTCAGTGAATGTTGAGACCCTCACAGGAGGTCCAGCTGTCCAGAAAGCCATCTCCTCCACCTTTGAGCTGGAGACACTGCCCACACCCACCCTGGTGCACTTCAGAGTGACCGAGAAGGGAGTGACATTGACAGATGTGCAGAGGAA ggtGTTTTTCAGGCGTCACTACCCCTTGGCTGCCATCAGGTTCTGCGGGATGGACCCTGAGAACAGAAA GTGGCAGAAGTACTGCAAGTCCTCAAG GATCTTCGGGTTT